The Platichthys flesus chromosome 10, fPlaFle2.1, whole genome shotgun sequence genome includes a window with the following:
- the fam177a1 gene encoding protein FAM177A1: protein MAELPLYLTSVNVSLTQTMDTEKSLGGGTDFESVEMEDSAGSQVRVKVPRRTIYFASGETMEEYSTDEEEEDPVKTDVIPVDPAKLTWVPYFWFQTWRMATSTISVCDYMGERLASLFGITSPKYQYAIDEYHRIKKEEEEEEEENRLAEDAERHFVAQKRGELDAPPSATVEQPGASGASFVNISFELKPEPPLSSPDTKRVPSPLPS, encoded by the exons ATGGCAGAGTTGCCGCTGTATTTAACCAGCGTCAACGTTTCCCTGACACAAACTATGGACACTGAAAAG AGTCTAGGAGGAGGGACAGACTTTGAAAGTGTGGAGATGGAAGACTCTGCGGGGAGTCAGGTAAGAGTAAAGGTTCCCCGAAGGACCATCTATTTCGCCAGTGGAGAGACCATGGAGGAATACAGCaccgatgaagaggaggaggatcctGTGAAGACAGATGTCATCCCTGTAGATCCA GCTAAATTAACCTGGGTTCCATATTTCTGGTTCCAAACGTGGAGAATGGCCACCTCCACCATCTCAG TGTGTGACTACATGGGAGAGAGACTGGCCTCTCTTTTTGGCATCACTAGTCCGAAGTACCAGTATGCAATTGATGAATACCACCGTATAAAGAAAGAG gaggaagaagaagaggaggagaaccgTCTGGCTGAGGATGCGGAGCGTCATTTTGTTGCACAGAAAAGAGGTGAACTAGATGCTCCTCCCTCTGCTACTGTGGAACAGCCAGGGGCGTCCGGAGCATCCTTTGTCAACATTAGCTTTGAGCTCAAACCTGagcctcctctcagctctccagACACCAAGAGAGTcccttcccctctcccctcctga